Part of the Henckelia pumila isolate YLH828 chromosome 2, ASM3356847v2, whole genome shotgun sequence genome is shown below.
atatcataAGTGTTGTAGCGCACACGAGGTCCTTGTAACTTTTCGCTAAAGTATGCAATAGAACGGTCCAACTGGCTAAGAAAGTCGCTGATACCCATTTTAAAAGCGTTACAATGCAACTCAAAGGTCTTAGAAAAATCCGGCAATACAAAAATAAGCGCGGAGGTCAGACGATCCTTGATATCCTCGAAGGTCAAGGTAGCCGCATTGGTCCAAAGAAACTGACCCTGACGCAAGCAATCGGTAATTGAAGCCATAACAGAACTAAACTGTGGAATAAAGCGGCGATAAAAAGAGGTCAATCCATGGAAACTATGCACATCGACGAGGCTTTGAGGGCACGACCAATCACAAATCATTGAGATCTTAGAGTGGTCAACCTGAAGGCCCGCGCTAGAGACAACATATCCCAAGAAGAGGACTGAAAACGTCATAAAAGAGCACATGTCAAGAGCGGCATAGAACTGTTCGCGATGGAGAGTGGTCAAGATTAAGCAAAGGTGAGAGATTGTCCTCGGTTGAAGCACTGAAGATCAGAATATTGTCGAAATAGACCACCACAATTTAATGTACAGACGGAGGGCTTGGTTCATGACATGCATAAACGTGCTTGGGGTATTGGAGAGGCTGAAAGGCATAACGAGCCACTAAAAAAGGCCCTCGCGTGTTTTGAATGCCATTTTCCATTCGTCACCTGGGCGGGTGCGCATTTGGTGATAAGCACTCTTAAGATCAAGTTTTCTAAACACCATGGCACCACAAAGTTGATCAAGGAGGTCTTCGATGCGAGGTATCGGGAAACGATACCTGACGGTGATCTTGTTAATATCCCAACAATCAATACACATGCGTCAAGTGCCATTTTTCTTTGGCACTAATAGTGTCGGGACGGCGCAGGGGCTCAAACTGGCACGCAAGAATTCTTTGGATGTAGGTCCTCAACTTGGCGACACGGTTCCTTATGCTCCATAGGACTCATGCGATAATGCGGGCGATTAGGTAAAGAAGCACCCGGAACAAGATCAATGCGATGTTGTATCTTGCATAAAAGAGGGAGCCCGAACGGCAGATTAGTCGGGAAAACATCCGCAAACTCCTCGAGTAAGGGGCATGCCAAAAGCAAGACATCTAGAGGTGCAGAAGCGGAAGAAGTAGTCGCCGGTTTGGCAATAAGGACAAACACAATAGGCAGTGTCAGACATATCTGCTTGGAAGGCTGTTCATGATAAAAACAAAGGTGTTGGAAGTGATGAACTAACAGGAGGGTTGTCGGTAGGCTCGATGTCACGAGACGGTATCAAGACGGTATTAATCCCCTTGAAGCGAAAAGTATAAGTATTGGTGCGTCCATCATGAGTGGTGTGGCGATCATACTACCACGGGCGACCAAGAAATAGTGGAAGGCGTCCATTGGAACCACGTCACATAAGATCTCATACGCATAGTGTAGTCCATTCGAAACAGATATCAAATCCCGATAGTTCACAGCAATTTCGGAACCTTGTTGAAGCCAAGCTAATTTATACGGCTTAGGATGAGGCTCCGTTGGAATAGATAATTTATCAATCACCACGGAAGAAACCACATTCTCACAGCTGTCGGAATCAATGATAAACTGACAAATACGACCATCGATAGTGAAAGTGGAATGAAATAAGGCTGTGCGACACCAGCTATCACTAACCTGTTGTGGAGAGAAACAAGAACGACGCAAAAGGAGATACTGCCCCACATCACCTTCGACGAACAATTCTACACATGGATGTTCCAACCCTTCAATAGTATCACCTTCGTCGACATTCTTCGGGGATGTATCAGTCAAGATGTAAGGCCCAgggttatttaatttaattcaggattatttaatgtaatccgagataatttaattttaatccgagtatatttgatttgggaatatttagagttttgatttaaattctaatattcttaaattatttaggattgaaattgaattaaaataagggacgaggactgaattgtaatttttgaagaattaaGGGACTAAATGGCAATTAGAATTGAAGATATCTGAATTATAAGTGCTTACTCAgcttttgtatgtgtacatgaGGGGTTCCTTCAGATTTTTTCAGAACAAAGTGCCGAGAATTTCCTTTTCTTTGAAACTTTGATTTTAAAAAccccgtatcttttgatccggttatccgatttcgatttcgaaaattgttctggaatccttgcgacaatGGCTTCAATCTAGTTaagtgtttatttatttttgcatgttTTGAGGGTTGAAAGTTGGCAGAGATCAGCTGTTTACATCTTGAGCAGTTCTTGACCTTTTATGCGATTTGATATCGACACCGAATCAAAGATTGAGTATGGAATGAACTTattatgatttccagcatgtatatcgtaaaagagttgatgccccgttagccaacttgtggctaaaggctttgagagtctctttttgtaaacaatctttgtttaatataatatacgttttttaaatggcgttcactttatcttattattatataatgatatattgttgCTATTTTGaaaaagaccttgaatatactaaagtaagatgagatagtgaatatagagagatcactgtcatgaaacacatcttatgttcactgtatattctaaacagttcctagtcaattgagccgtccacaaataaggataaggatcactcgagattgagactagcatttgcgatgccgagtaccatgtttcattggtatggaacatagagatgttcgaagcatgcaaatggatattcatatgatgaatgatcgaactaccctattagaactttccaagtggttatcacttatcgagtggatatagttcgcggttttggttgtgcaccattagtccttattacttgaaacatcattgagactctatatgctagaaCTATGCTTTGaatcatttacc
Proteins encoded:
- the LOC140877768 gene encoding uncharacterized mitochondrial protein AtMg00860-like, which codes for MCIDCWDINKITVRYRFPIPRIEDLLDQLCGAMVFRKLDLKSAYHQMRTRPVLFLGYVVSSAGLQVDHSKISMICDWSCPQSLVDVHSFHGLTSFYRRFIPQFSSVMASITDCLRQGQFLWTNAATLTFEDIKDRLTSALIFVLPDFSKTFELHCNAFKMGISDFLSQLDRSIAYFSEKLQGPRVRYNTYDI